ccctgtgcgcaacttcggattttagtgaatttgcgaaccgctggcgaaactactacgcctggcgaagtgcgtcgaagtgcggcgaagtgcggcgaagtgcggcgaagttgcgcctggcgcaacttcgcatcttagtgaatttgccccaaagagtcccggcatttttcatCCTATGAAGATCGGTCATTTGGACGATCGGCcgagttaaaagatttctgtcggctgccggtaatttctctgcatgtattgctgatcggacAATTTTCAGtcggagactgtcactagcttttgtcggacataaactttcattCGATTGCTGTTAatggcagaacatcgtctgatctgttcttttactactttaattaaactgaaggttagtggcagatcgggagatggggACATCCGTTTGTTCGTCTGATATTGCAGgttaatctgcacgtctatggccagctttataccaTAAGTACATTTTGGTTGCTTTATCTAGTTTCTAATCATTCAGTACCAATGCAGTGCCCTATGCTGCTTCAGTATTTGAACAGACTGTAGGGGATGCAATTGTGTGGACTGTCCTGGGCTCTGCACAGCATGGCCCCTGAGAACTGAAATTGTCACTAAGAAAAGTGAGGAATAGAAAGTATAGCAGAGTAAGATGACAGTAGATCATGTTGGCAAATGTAGAGCAATATTGCTTTTCTTCTTCTACCTTGTATTTATGTAGCATCCCGCAAAATAGGTTTGCCCTGGGCCCTACCATAAATAAAGATGGCTCTGTTTTAAAACAGGCACTTTCTTTGCAATATGATAATGATGATTTAGTAAAATGAATCAAACTAAGTGCATGATGTGTATATTTTGTCTGCATCACTAAGCTGcagtttttatttgctttctctAGAAGATAAGGAAGAGTGGCAAGACCTAGAGGAAGAAGATTTGTTGCACGTTCCATTTGCCCCTGCCCATTACCCAGTGGATGAAATGGttaaaagatcaaaacatttttatgagttGCTCAATCAAAGAAGATCAGTCAGGTTTATTAGCAATGAACCTGTTCCAAGAGAGGTTATTGAAAACATCATCAGAACAGCAGGTGAATTTACATTAAAACCAATCTTGTAATTTATTACAAAACGTGAAACATACACGAGAAGCAATTAAGATTTGCTTTAACAGTAACACATTTTACATCAGCGCAAGCCTTTATGTAACCCTTTGGCAATGCAGATCAGAAGTGTGACTTGGTTTTAATACTTGTAtgcagagtccattttaataCATAAAGGGCATGTTGCGGCAGAAATATTATTCATCACAGGGaggcaaatgtattcattttcaaattgatattttttctaaatttgaagGCAGAAACAATTATGATTGAATtcggttggagtttttttttgattGCTAGCATATTGTTGAAAAACTCACTCAAAGAaaatctcattgtcccattcattttgaCTGTTAATAAAAATAGCTTGactgttgaaaatacacctcctgCCGACTTTCTGCCTCACTGAATCCTTCACCTCAAGACACTCCTCCAATCCTTAGAGGCAATGTCAGTAGGATCAGTAGTAGTTCAATGATGTTATATAAAGAATGGGATAtagaaaaatgcaataataaaccaCCTTTGCGTGCACTAAGTAATCTATGGCACAAGGAATTGCTAATAGAATTTAATCCATGATTTTATGGCCTATGTCAGACAAGGTGTTTTCTTTGTCAGCAAACTACATGGAGGAGAAAATGCTGATCCTTCTGTTAGGACACAAACTGGATttcaaaagtatgcattttcatgCTAAAATCTACCCCATCTGTACACTAAAAGGCCAATGCCATGCCTGTTGAATATGTCTGGGCAGAAAGAAGTTTACCAATATATATGCCAGTGGGGGAAACATGTAGTTTAACATGGCCCCTAtgctaataattattattatcatgattATCATTATTTAGTGTGCATTTAATAGGGACATCTCCCAGTGGAGCCCATACTGAACCCTGGACATTTGTTGTTGTGCAAGACCCAGAAGTAAAACACAAAGTTAGGGAGATtattgaggaggaagaagaaatcAACTACCACAAAAGAATGGGAGACAAGTGGGTTAGTGACctaaagaaactaaggtacagtaTTAAAGGCCCTATTACTTAAACACTGAGCCACACTCTAACCACTGAGTGGCATTTAAAAGGGCACTGAAgcagtttttaatattttttgtttttcaggacTAATTGGGTAAAAGAATATCTGGACACAGCTCCATTCCTTATCTTAATTTTCAAGCAAGTTTACGGGCAGCTTCCAAACAACAAAAAGAGAACTCATTATTATAATGAAATCAGTGTGTCTATTGCATGCGGTCTCCTGCTAGCAGCCATACAGGTACGATTCCACACAGCCGACAGTCGGCTTCTTTTCTGCAGCTGGAGAGGGGGGCTGGTCCTTAATGTGGCAGCTTTGGTGGGCTCCAACCCCCCCTAGTCTGACGCTGTCTAGAAAAACAAATATGGATTATCATTCTAACTGGTCTTTAAACTGTACCCCAATCCCTGCCACTGCCCTGGACCTTCTCCCAGTTCCACAGTTTGAGAACATTTGGTACATACAACAAGCCAAATCAATGTAGTAAGTATACcgttatagggctcatttattactgCAACTGCACAGGAGAAAAGGGTGCAGTAATTGCACAAATGAGCGCCATtcatttaaagtagaaggaaagtctttttaccacttggggtgccaaatgttaggcacccccaagcatgtctggactgggagtcaatataggccctggcattccatgtACAGAAAGGCCCAAATAGTCCCCTACCAGCCAACTAAATAGCGACTTTCTATGCTCTATGGCATCTTTTgccagcccctctggcatttgccagaacacacagattgccagtccgggcctgcccccaagtaaatctatttacttacctgaaaccccgggccggtgcctttatcagcagaaaactgcaccagcctggcgTTATTCCAgtgaggtttcaggtaagtaaatacattctaatatttggcacccacaacatctttccttctcctttaaggaacatgtTTCTAAAGCCACTCTTTGACTTCCACACAGTGCTGCTGTCTCTGTCCCACTTCATGTTACGAATTTAATGGAAGTACATATGTTGATGCAAAGGAAAATGGGAGCTATTGTCATGCCAACTTCCCCAAACAGTAAGACAGCTTCTGCCCACAATGTGAGGATCTGCCAGTCTCCACACTCTGCAGGCATAAGGagctattttatattttcattgtgtACAAGTGTCTGTCACTATTATCactttacttaataaaaaaaaacaacccaaacaAACGTACACTACACTTTACAAATCTAAGACAACACATGTACTTTACAAAACAGGGCTGTACTGAATATCTCCTGCAGGATTCCATTTTTAGAACAAAACAAGATGCTTTACTGGAAATTTCTCAAGTACCAAATCCACTTGTGCATAACAGGAAACCTTGTTTGTTTCAGAATGTCGGCTTGGTAACAGTGACCACTACACCTCTGAACTGTGGCCCTCGTCTGCGTGTATTGCTCCAGCGTCCTGTAAATGAGAAATTGCTGATGCTGCTTCCTGTAGGCTACCCCAGTAAGGATGCCACTGTGCCAGACCTGAAGAGGAAGCCACTACAAGACATCATGGTGATTGTTTAAAACAATCAATAAAGGCATTCTACTTTAAGCTGGCTATACTTATGCAGTGTATATAATTTGAGAAGTTCAGATTGGCAAAACTCAATATTTTCTATTAACTATTATTTGAAACTCTTTTATGTCTTAAAATAATGCTGGTTAATGATTGTGCCCTCTTGTTTACACCACTAAATAGAAAATTCTAAATCAGtgcatttatttgtaatattaaacCATGGACATGTATTCAGTCCATTTCTTGCTGCATCTGTGCTGCAGCTATAGTTATAGCAAATTATAGTTATCAAGGTTAAATCTATCATTCTATAGCTTCCACACACCACCAAGTGTTCCAATGAACCTTACATGGGGTTTTCACATTGAAATTaagtttagtatgatatagagagtgatattctgagacaaattgcatttcatttttattttattcattatctgtgtgtttttttttttattatttagctttttattcagcagctctttgcaATTaaaaacaaccatgcattgattgaataagagactggcatatgaataggagaggcctaaatagaaagatgagtaataaaaggtagcaataacaatacatttgtagtcttatagagcatttgtttatagatgaaGTCAGTGgctcccatttgaaagatggaaagagtcagaagaagaaagaaaataattcaaaaactttgcaAAGAGTTAGAGCTCTTAGCTGAAGCCCTTCAACATGTGCTGATCAGCGTCAATGGCTTATAGGCTTTACCATTCCATCACCAAGTCAAAACGTATAGACT
The genomic region above belongs to Xenopus laevis strain J_2021 chromosome 5L, Xenopus_laevis_v10.1, whole genome shotgun sequence and contains:
- the iyd.L gene encoding iodotyrosine deiodinase L homeolog (The RefSeq protein has 2 substitutions compared to this genomic sequence); translation: MAAFSLLTPVFIGILCVFIVVILRSRGKSSNKLQETKKKNKESKPWVDEDLQDGTEILLNDGEDKEEWQDLEEEDLLHVPFAPAHYPVDEMVKRSKHFYELLNQRRSVRFISNEPVPREVIENIIRTAGTSPSGAHTEPWTFVVVQDPEVKHKVREIIEEEEEINYHKRMGDKWVSDLKKLRTNWVKEYLDTAPFLILIFKQVYGQLPNNKKRTHYYNEISVSIACGLLLAAIQNVGLVTVTTTPLNCGPRLRVLLQRPVNEKLLMLLPVGYPSKDATVPDLKRKPLQDIMVIV
- the iyd.L gene encoding iodotyrosine deiodinase L homeolog isoform X1; this encodes MAAFSLLTPVFIGILCVFIVVILRSRGKSSNKLQENKKKKKESKPWVDEDLQDGTEILLNDGEDKEEWQDLEEEDLLHVPFAPAHYPVDEMVKRSKHFYELLNQRRSVRFISNEPVPREVIENIIRTAGTSPSGAHTEPWTFVVVQDPEVKHKVREIIEEEEEINYHKRMGDKWVSDLKKLRTNWVKEYLDTAPFLILIFKQVYGQLPNNKKRTHYYNEISVSIACGLLLAAIQNVGLVTVTTTPLNCGPRLRVLLQRPVNEKLLMLLPVGYPSKDATVPDLKRKPLQDIMVIV
- the iyd.L gene encoding iodotyrosine deiodinase L homeolog isoform X2, with amino-acid sequence MAAFSLLTPVFIGILCVFIVVILRSRGKSSNKLQENKKKKKESKPWVDEDLQDGTEILLNDGDKEEWQDLEEEDLLHVPFAPAHYPVDEMVKRSKHFYELLNQRRSVRFISNEPVPREVIENIIRTAGTSPSGAHTEPWTFVVVQDPEVKHKVREIIEEEEEINYHKRMGDKWVSDLKKLRTNWVKEYLDTAPFLILIFKQVYGQLPNNKKRTHYYNEISVSIACGLLLAAIQNVGLVTVTTTPLNCGPRLRVLLQRPVNEKLLMLLPVGYPSKDATVPDLKRKPLQDIMVIV